The window TTAGCTGCTTCCTCACTCATCTTATCCACTTCTTCAATAAAACCAATTTTGTAGGAATTATAAAATGGTTTAGTAGCAATAGATTTTTGCCACTGACGTACTCGTTCAATACTAATAGTGTCCTTTTCGCTATCCGGTAATAATTGATAATAATCAGGGTGAATATTTTTAGCCAACTGCTGGCAGGGTGCACAACTACCACAAGGGGCACCATCGGCGTTTGGCTGAATACAAAGAATTGCCGCAACTAATTTGGATACTAAAAAACTCTTGCCTAAATGTTCTGGTCCAATAAATAAATAGGTATGAACAAATTTACGAGTCCGCAAACAATTTTGCCAATAATGAATAATATTTTCATTACCAATAAAATCCCAAAAATTGTGATAATTTATTGTCATAACTCACACAAATATAACACAGAACGTACTAATTGACAACTGAATATATTGAATAAAAAATTATCTTTTTTTAGCCAACTGACGATCAAGCATTTCATTAACTAATTGATCAGCAGCACAATTACGTTCTCGTGGAATATGACAAAAAGATATTTTCTTAAATTTTAACTGGCAATTCCAAATTTTTACAAATAATTTTGCCAAGGTTAAATCGCGAACTTTGTACTCACCTTTTAATTGTTTAATTAGTAGTTCACTGTCAGCAAAAACATCTACTTGTTCAATATCTAATTCAACGGCTTTTGTCAGGCCCAATAAAAGAGCTGAGTATTCAGCAACGTTATTGGTCGCCTCACCTAAATAAATACTACCCTGATCAACAATTTTCTCCGACGTATCTTTTATAACATAAGCGCCAGCAGCTGGGCCGGGATTGCCTCGTGATCCACCATCAGAATATAATTTAATATGCTTTAACATAACTTAATTTCTAATATCAATAACTTTTAATTGCAGTTCGCGATACCCATGCCACTCATTAACTATAATTTTTACTGCCAAATCAACATCGGACTGACTTTTTAATAATTTTACTTTGTCGGCCATATTGAAAGCAATAGCTTTTCTTCTTTCTCCATTTTGTCCAATAGTCAAGCGCAGATGTTGCTCGTCTTTGCCGACTAATTGATAATTTACTATCTGGGCTTGAGTAATTAAAAAAATCGGTTCTTCATTGTCTTCACCAAAAGGTGCAAAAAGCTGAATAGACTCGAAAAGTGGCCAAT of the Candidatus Komeilibacteria bacterium CG_4_10_14_0_2_um_filter_37_10 genome contains:
- a CDS encoding ribonuclease H; amino-acid sequence: MLKHIKLYSDGGSRGNPGPAAGAYVIKDTSEKIVDQGSIYLGEATNNVAEYSALLLGLTKAVELDIEQVDVFADSELLIKQLKGEYKVRDLTLAKLFVKIWNCQLKFKKISFCHIPRERNCAADQLVNEMLDRQLAKKR